The following are encoded in a window of Dysidea avara chromosome 4, odDysAvar1.4, whole genome shotgun sequence genomic DNA:
- the LOC136253352 gene encoding fibrinogen-like protein A, with amino-acid sequence MTTIITLVILVSIKIVLVDADGNDCIIRDNDPIENCCNLGFGHSKFSSVVNKPKVYDMKNFCGNCQSTLTKVYCDTLTAGGGWTVIQRRQDGSVDFKQRGWVEYEEGFGDLTGEFWYGLRSIHCLTSNGRWELRIDFNFTNGTQSFLHYNQFSVGPAENQYLLSISGFDSVELSDPFSTYGSMNGMKFSSHDRDNDLWSRNCAQHRGGWWHRSCGEIMLNNDYNYSYTVKINRQYYALPFVEIKIRPLNCDQ; translated from the coding sequence ATGACTACTATTATAACACTAGTAATTCTAGTTAGTATAAAAATAGTGCTAGTTGATGCTGATGGTAATGATTGTATAATTCGTGATAATGATCCAATTGAGAACTGCTGCAATCTTGGATTTGGTCATTCTAAATTCAGTTCAGTTGTTAACAAGCCTAAAGTGTATGATATGAAGAATTTCTGTGGAAACTGTCAATCAACACTCACTAAAGTCTACTGTGACACTCTTACTGCTGGTGGAGGATGGACCGTTATTCAGAGGAGACAAGATGGAAGTGTTGACTTTAAGCAAAGAGGCTGGGTAGAATATGAAGAAGGATTTGGTGATCTTACAGGAGAATTTTGGTATGGACTACGTTCCATACATTGTCTGACTAGTAATGGAAGGTGGGAACTACGTATTGACTTTAATTTTACTAATGGAACACAATCTTTTCTTCACTACAATCAGTTTTCAGTAGGACCAGCTGAGAACCAGTATCTACTAAGTATATCAGGATTTGATAGTGTTGAACTGTCCGATCCATTTAGTACATATGGTTCTATGAATGGCATGAAATTTTCTTCTCATGATCGTGACAATGACTTGTGGTCTAGAAACTGTGCACAACATCGTGGTGGATGGTGGCACAGATCATGTGGTGAAATAATGCTCAATAATGACTACAATTATAGCTACACAGTAAAAATCAATCGTCAGTATTATGCTCTACCATTTGTGGAGATTAAAATTAGACCACTAAATTGTGACCAGTGA